A stretch of Crossiella cryophila DNA encodes these proteins:
- a CDS encoding SDR family NAD(P)-dependent oxidoreductase, which yields MSNQKIAFVTGVSSGIGLAVAKNLIAQGIAVFGCARDAERVATVMKELRDQGATAEGTSCDVTSPEDIQAAVAAAVARFGRIDILVNNAGRGGGGEIATMDEAIWHDVFNTNVNSVFRLTREVLNAGGMAKSGWGRIVNIASTAGKQGVMLAAPYTASKHAVIGFTKSVGFELAKSGITVNAVCPGYVETPMAVRVRQGFAQYWGTTEEEVLEKFNAKIPLGRYSTPEEVAGLVGYLTTDAAAAITAQALNVCGGLGNY from the coding sequence ATGAGCAACCAGAAGATCGCCTTCGTGACCGGTGTCAGCAGCGGGATCGGCCTGGCCGTGGCGAAGAACCTCATCGCCCAGGGCATCGCCGTCTTCGGCTGCGCGCGGGACGCCGAGCGGGTGGCCACCGTGATGAAGGAGCTGCGGGACCAGGGCGCGACCGCGGAAGGCACCTCCTGCGATGTCACCTCGCCCGAGGACATCCAGGCCGCGGTGGCCGCCGCGGTGGCCCGGTTCGGCCGGATCGACATCCTGGTCAACAACGCCGGCCGCGGTGGCGGCGGCGAGATCGCCACCATGGACGAGGCGATCTGGCACGACGTCTTCAACACAAATGTGAACAGTGTGTTTCGGCTGACCCGGGAGGTGCTCAACGCGGGTGGCATGGCGAAGTCCGGCTGGGGCCGGATCGTCAACATCGCCTCCACCGCGGGTAAGCAGGGCGTGATGCTGGCCGCGCCCTACACCGCCTCCAAGCACGCGGTCATCGGGTTCACCAAGTCGGTCGGCTTCGAGCTGGCCAAGTCCGGGATCACGGTCAACGCGGTGTGCCCCGGCTATGTGGAGACCCCGATGGCGGTCCGGGTCCGGCAGGGCTTCGCCCAGTACTGGGGCACCACCGAGGAGGAGGTGCTGGAGAAGTTCAACGCCAAGATCCCGCTCGGCCGCTACTCCACTCCGGAGGAGGTCGCGGGCCTGGTCGGCTACCTGACCACGGACGCCGCGGCCGCCATCACCGCCCAGGCGCTCAACGTCTGCGGCGGATTGGGCAACTACTAA
- a CDS encoding AfsR/SARP family transcriptional regulator, with protein MAPTAAKPRQVLVLLALHAGKIVSVPTLIEELWGDRPPLSVRTTLQTYILQLRRLIESAMPPEASGTAKDVLLTRFDGYVLDIDPDNVDVRAYESLIQVGNRAVEERDFEAASRFLGMALAKWHGQALVDVRIGMPLSIEVARLEESRLNALEARIGADIGLGRHQAVLSELTVLTARHPMHENLCAHYMVSLYRSGRQWQALQAFKTLRNTLNKELGVEPSVRLRNLQQAVLRSELDLELPEPVGAARRVGLG; from the coding sequence GTGGCACCCACCGCCGCCAAGCCACGACAGGTCCTGGTGCTGCTCGCGCTGCACGCGGGAAAGATCGTTTCGGTCCCGACGCTGATCGAGGAGCTCTGGGGTGATCGCCCCCCGCTCAGCGTCCGGACCACACTGCAGACCTACATCCTGCAGCTGCGCAGGCTGATCGAGTCGGCCATGCCGCCGGAGGCCAGTGGCACCGCCAAGGACGTGCTGCTCACCCGCTTCGACGGCTACGTGCTCGACATCGACCCGGACAACGTCGATGTCCGCGCGTACGAGTCCCTCATCCAGGTGGGCAACCGGGCGGTGGAGGAACGGGACTTCGAGGCGGCGTCCCGTTTCCTGGGCATGGCACTGGCCAAGTGGCACGGGCAGGCCCTGGTCGACGTCCGGATCGGGATGCCGCTGAGCATCGAGGTGGCCCGGCTGGAGGAGAGCAGGCTCAACGCGCTGGAGGCGCGGATCGGGGCGGACATCGGACTCGGCAGGCACCAGGCGGTGCTCAGCGAGCTGACTGTGCTGACCGCCCGGCATCCCATGCACGAGAACCTCTGCGCGCACTACATGGTCTCGCTGTACCGGTCGGGGCGGCAGTGGCAGGCCCTGCAGGCGTTCAAGACCCTGCGCAACACGCTGAACAAGGAGCTGGGGGTCGAGCCCTCGGTGCGGCTGCGCAACCTCCAGCAGGCCGTGCTGCGCTCCGAGCTGGATCTCGAACTGCCCGAGCCGGTCGGCGCGGCCCGCCGGGTCGGCCTCGGCTGA
- a CDS encoding nuclear transport factor 2 family protein, with protein MAEVDAERYVEVLRFYARQMALLDRLDLDGYLGTFTEDGVTHHVHHGKKLEGRAAMRAFAEAALPRYRENVPRHWNDHYEIEQDADGTLTVGYCSLVTLTDKEGKVRFESTFAVTDELVRAQGKLLVRLRTLVRDRPAAA; from the coding sequence ATGGCGGAGGTAGACGCCGAGCGCTACGTCGAGGTGCTGAGGTTCTACGCCCGGCAGATGGCCCTGCTGGACCGGCTGGACCTGGACGGCTACCTGGGCACCTTCACCGAGGACGGGGTCACCCACCACGTCCATCACGGCAAGAAGCTCGAGGGCAGGGCGGCGATGCGGGCCTTCGCCGAGGCGGCGCTGCCGCGGTACCGGGAGAACGTGCCCCGGCACTGGAACGACCACTACGAGATCGAGCAGGACGCCGACGGCACTCTCACCGTCGGCTACTGCTCGCTGGTCACGTTGACGGACAAGGAGGGCAAGGTGCGCTTCGAGTCGACCTTCGCGGTCACCGACGAACTGGTCCGCGCGCAGGGGAAGTTGCTCGTGCGCTTACGGACCCTCGTGCGCGACCGGCCGGCCGCGGCCTGA